From the genome of Halictus rubicundus isolate RS-2024b chromosome 2, iyHalRubi1_principal, whole genome shotgun sequence, one region includes:
- the App gene encoding palmitoyltransferase app isoform X2 codes for MPHVTRKWELFPGRNRFCCDGRVMMAPQTGVFYVTVCLIAGTSGLFFVFDCPFLAVHITPAIPVVGGLLFIFVMSALLRTSFSDPGVIPRATTDEAAYIEKQIEVPNDGNSKIHRPPPRTKEVLVKGQPVKMKYCFTCKIFRPPRASHCSLCDNCVERFDHHCPWVGNCVGRRNYRYFYAFIVSLAFLCVFILACAITHLIMLTRDSKPFLEAVRISPGSVVVGVICFFSVWSILGLAGFHTHLTTSNQTTNEDIKGSFSIKVGEGSSNPYSQGNICGNCFYVLCGPAPPSLIDRRGIVTPEYRAEQEKVGDDSVITNSKTYGTVEVVQPQPNGTTVQTNPSTELTGSMNNLVTGQHSPQIESMNGSTTNSVSQLVTNEVPLASLNIAPIDIDEIAPLPSRQSVVVSSTLDTSSIPSVTVTPLSASRLRLLQDTTMIESALDLDSLEDASVGRGSQAGLIKMGAV; via the exons ATGCCACACGTTACTCGGAAGTGGGAACTTTTCCCAGGAAGAAACCGATTTTGTTGCGATGGCAGAGTGATGATGGCACCCCAAACTGGGGTCTTTTATGTGACTGTGTGCCTCATTGCCGGAACAAGTGGTTTATTCTTTGTATTCGA TTGTCCTTTCTTAGCAGTTCACATAACACCTGCTATACCGGTTGTTGGtggtttattatttatttttgtaatgTCTGCTTTATTAAGAACAAGTTTTAGCGATCCTGGAGTTATTCCAAGAGCAACAACCGATGAAGCTGCctatattgaaaaacaaattg AGGTACCAAATGATGGGAACTCTAAAATACACAGACCTCCACCTAGAACAAAAGAGGTGCTGGTCAAAGGGCAGCCagttaaaatgaaatattgcTTCACGTGCAAAATATTCAGACCACCAAGAGCATCGCATTGTAGTTTATGTGATAATTGTGTAG AGAGATTTGATCACCATTGTCCATGGGTTGGTAACTGTGTGGGCAGAAGAAATTATAGATACTTCTATGCTTTTATCGTCTCCCTGGCATTTCTTTGTGTTTTTATACTTGCTTGTGCTATTACACATTTAATAATGC TAACAAGAGATAGTAAGCCATTTTTAGAGGCTGTAAGAATATCCCCTGGGAGTGTTGTTGTGGGAGTTATTTGCTTCTTCTCTGTTTGGAGTATTCTCGGCCTTGCTGGTTTTCATACGCATTTAACTACCAGTAATCAAACAACAAACGAAGAT ATTAAAGGATCTTTTTCCATTAAAGTAGGAGAAGGAAGTTCCAATCCTTATAGTCAAGGAAATATTTGTGGAAACTGTTTCTATGTGTTGTGTGGACCTGCACCACCTAGCCTAATAG ATCGAAGAGGTATTGTAACACCTGAGTATCGGGCAGAGCAAGAAAAGGTCGGGGACGATAGTGTTATTACTAACAGCAAGACATATGGTACTGTGGAAGTTGTGCAACCTCAG CCTAATGGTACAACTGTCCAAACGAATCCGAGTACTGAACTGACAGGTTCGATGAACAACCTTGTCACTGGTCAACATTCACCACAAATCGAATCAATGAACG gtAGCACCACAAACAGCGTGAGTCAACTTGTTACCAATGAAGTACCACTAGCATCGCTTAATATTGCTCCAATTGATATCGACGAGATCGCTCCGCTGCCTTCCAGACAGAGTGTTGTGGTTTCTTCCACGTTGGACACGTCCTCTATACCATCGGTAACTGTAACTCCCTTGTCTGCATCTAGACTTAGATTATTACAAGATACGACCATGATAGAGTCCGCTTTAGACTTAGACTCTTTGGAAGATGCCAGTGTGGGTAGAGGAAGTCAAGCGGGTCTTATAAAGATGGGGGCAGTATAA
- the LOC143365662 gene encoding protein odr-4 homolog isoform X2, with protein MLPGGMRVLGIFIVGPDDTVNDNANIQKIRSILMAIHKNLSQNKYLYGNNEEQLILNLNNISQKYICKSVEINNKSGMIKPVEWKFQGKATKWHQLESVINFDNLFHIPADKDPETLKKQLQDILESMSDIVESSLIAIEGEVKSPDDMLEIITKNKNEEKGCKNNEKTTNDKPIQISLYITCQVNNTSSNVKVTPCNASIRLVGQLVSRTFVHQKANVEEANIAVKEDIIRSLASRLEMHWDSLIDEENGFPEENVTLHEPPRRVLIALPESKVTLSDYLFPGEGPQEALSSLQELLDLEVHESYVLKDIELQADPMEFYSQSDVNIKADFGKDSCDSQQSRIYIAGISIAVIILIIAVLIQKFY; from the exons ATGTTACCTGGTGGAATGCGGGTACTTGGTATCTTTATTGTCGGCCCTGATGATACAGTTAACGATAATGCAAATATACAAAAAATTAGGTCGATTCTAATGGCTATCCATAAAAACTTGTCTCAAAACAAATACCTTTATGGAAATAACGAGGAACAACTTATTTTAAACTTGAATAACATATCACAAAA ATATATTTGTAAATCTGTAgagattaataataaaagtgGAATGATAAAGCCTGTAGAGTGGAAGTTCCAAGGGAAAGCTACTAAATGGCATCAACTAGAGTCTGTTATaaattttgataatttatttcaCATTCCTGCAGATAAAGATCCTGAAACTCTTAAAAAACAACTACAA gACATTTTGGAAAGTATGTCAGACATCGTCGAGTCGTCCCTGATTGCTATTGAAGGAGAAGTAAAGTCTCCGGATGACATGTTGGAAAtaattactaaaaataaaaacgaagaaaagggatgtaaaaataatgaaaagactACTAATGACAAACCAATTCAAATTAGCTTGTACATTACATGT CAAGTGAACAATACAAGTTCCAATGTGAAAGTAACTCCTTGCAATGCATCGATACGTCTGGTTGGACAATTAGTGAGTAGAACTTTTGTACACCAAAAAGCAAATGTTGAAGAAGCTAATATAGCAGTGAAAGAAGACATAATAAGATCTCTGGCGAGTAGACTAGAAATGCACTGGGACAGTTTAATTGATGAAGAAAATGGTTTCCCGGAAG AAAACGTAACATTACATGAACCACCAAGAAGGGTGTTAATAGCGTTACCAGAAAGTAAGGTAACATTATCGGACTATCTCTTTCCTGGTGAAGGTCCACAAGAAGCACTTTCATCGCTACAAGAACTTCTAGATTTGGAAGTTCATGAAAGTTATGTTCTGAAGGATATAGAGCTCCAAGCTG ATCCCATGGAGTTCTACAGTCAAAGTGATGTGAACATAAAAGCAGATTTTGGCAAAGACTCGTGTGATAGCCAGCAAAGTAGAATATACATTGCAGGCATTAGTATTGCTGTTATAATCCTGATCATCGCTGTCTTAATACAAAAAttctattaa
- the App gene encoding palmitoyltransferase app isoform X1, protein MPHVTRKWELFPGRNRFCCDGRVMMAPQTGVFYVTVCLIAGTSGLFFVFDCPFLAVHITPAIPVVGGLLFIFVMSALLRTSFSDPGVIPRATTDEAAYIEKQIEVPNDGNSKIHRPPPRTKEVLVKGQPVKMKYCFTCKIFRPPRASHCSLCDNCVERFDHHCPWVGNCVGRRNYRYFYAFIVSLAFLCVFILACAITHLIMLTRDSKPFLEAVRISPGSVVVGVICFFSVWSILGLAGFHTHLTTSNQTTNEDIKGSFSIKVGEGSSNPYSQGNICGNCFYVLCGPAPPSLIDRRGIVTPEYRAEQEKVGDDSVITNSKTYGTVEVVQPQPNGTTVQTNPSTELTGSMNNLVTGQHSPQIESMNGELSLLRHTACYPEELPEYSRQYINDTYAAAYPVQHCFQDPVKYIKYETDRTNPEFQIYPCRCEENLQKYPHRCREEYHRCSDNNLMYDQCVTDQKFEIDLQKYPKRYSEDPIRYNINDRTGYPVFQKYPPQCYTEDPLRLPQSQHALEYNNLRCTVHGFQPGLPDFFPASSLRSYS, encoded by the exons ATGCCACACGTTACTCGGAAGTGGGAACTTTTCCCAGGAAGAAACCGATTTTGTTGCGATGGCAGAGTGATGATGGCACCCCAAACTGGGGTCTTTTATGTGACTGTGTGCCTCATTGCCGGAACAAGTGGTTTATTCTTTGTATTCGA TTGTCCTTTCTTAGCAGTTCACATAACACCTGCTATACCGGTTGTTGGtggtttattatttatttttgtaatgTCTGCTTTATTAAGAACAAGTTTTAGCGATCCTGGAGTTATTCCAAGAGCAACAACCGATGAAGCTGCctatattgaaaaacaaattg AGGTACCAAATGATGGGAACTCTAAAATACACAGACCTCCACCTAGAACAAAAGAGGTGCTGGTCAAAGGGCAGCCagttaaaatgaaatattgcTTCACGTGCAAAATATTCAGACCACCAAGAGCATCGCATTGTAGTTTATGTGATAATTGTGTAG AGAGATTTGATCACCATTGTCCATGGGTTGGTAACTGTGTGGGCAGAAGAAATTATAGATACTTCTATGCTTTTATCGTCTCCCTGGCATTTCTTTGTGTTTTTATACTTGCTTGTGCTATTACACATTTAATAATGC TAACAAGAGATAGTAAGCCATTTTTAGAGGCTGTAAGAATATCCCCTGGGAGTGTTGTTGTGGGAGTTATTTGCTTCTTCTCTGTTTGGAGTATTCTCGGCCTTGCTGGTTTTCATACGCATTTAACTACCAGTAATCAAACAACAAACGAAGAT ATTAAAGGATCTTTTTCCATTAAAGTAGGAGAAGGAAGTTCCAATCCTTATAGTCAAGGAAATATTTGTGGAAACTGTTTCTATGTGTTGTGTGGACCTGCACCACCTAGCCTAATAG ATCGAAGAGGTATTGTAACACCTGAGTATCGGGCAGAGCAAGAAAAGGTCGGGGACGATAGTGTTATTACTAACAGCAAGACATATGGTACTGTGGAAGTTGTGCAACCTCAG CCTAATGGTACAACTGTCCAAACGAATCCGAGTACTGAACTGACAGGTTCGATGAACAACCTTGTCACTGGTCAACATTCACCACAAATCGAATCAATGAACGGTGAGTTAAGCCTTTTAAGGCATACCGCTTGTTATCCCGAGGAACTTCCAGAGTATTCGCGTCAGTACATTAACGACACTTATGCTGCGGCATATCCCGTGCAACATTGTTTCCAGGATCCTGTGAAATATATCAAATATGAGACAGATAGAACAAATCCTGAGTTTCAGATATATCCATGCAGATGTGAGGAAAACTTACAGAAGTATCCTCACAGATGTAGGGAAGAGTATCATAGATGTTCGGATAATAATTTAATGTACGATCAGTGTGTCACCGATCAAAAATTCGAGATTGATCTCCAGAAGTATCCTAAAAGATATTCTGAGGATCCGATACGATATAATATCAATGATAGAACGGGATATCCTGTTTTTCAAAAATACCCACCACAATGTTACACAGAAGATCCATTGCGACTTCCTCAATCTCAGCATGCTCTCGAGTACAACAATTTGAGATGCACCGTTCATGGTTTCCAACCAGGGCTGCCCGACTTCTTCCCCGCTTCTTCTTTACGATCCTATTCCTAG
- the LOC143365662 gene encoding protein odr-4 homolog isoform X1, translated as MGRTVYAEERLHNYLTSLAKPNEYRIGLILGQSAGQKDYIVHLAKSPLPKNVVEETITSRPNTKQKDAESCITCIKDIPETWVAVHAKYVTRMLPGGMRVLGIFIVGPDDTVNDNANIQKIRSILMAIHKNLSQNKYLYGNNEEQLILNLNNISQKYICKSVEINNKSGMIKPVEWKFQGKATKWHQLESVINFDNLFHIPADKDPETLKKQLQDILESMSDIVESSLIAIEGEVKSPDDMLEIITKNKNEEKGCKNNEKTTNDKPIQISLYITCQVNNTSSNVKVTPCNASIRLVGQLVSRTFVHQKANVEEANIAVKEDIIRSLASRLEMHWDSLIDEENGFPEENVTLHEPPRRVLIALPESKVTLSDYLFPGEGPQEALSSLQELLDLEVHESYVLKDIELQADPMEFYSQSDVNIKADFGKDSCDSQQSRIYIAGISIAVIILIIAVLIQKFY; from the exons ATGGGGCGAACCGTGTACGCGGAAGAGCGTCTTCATAATTATTTAACCTCATTAGCAAAACCGAATGAATACAGGATAGGGCTAATCTTAGGGCAG AGTGCCGGCCAAAAGGACTATATTGTGCACTTAGCAAAAAGTCCACTTCCTAAAAATGTTGTTGAAGAAACAATCACTTCTAGACCAAATACTAAACAAAAAGATGCTGAAAGTTGCATAACATGTATAAAGGACATACCTGAAACCTGGGTCGCTGTTCATGCTAAATAT GTTACTAGAATGTTACCTGGTGGAATGCGGGTACTTGGTATCTTTATTGTCGGCCCTGATGATACAGTTAACGATAATGCAAATATACAAAAAATTAGGTCGATTCTAATGGCTATCCATAAAAACTTGTCTCAAAACAAATACCTTTATGGAAATAACGAGGAACAACTTATTTTAAACTTGAATAACATATCACAAAA ATATATTTGTAAATCTGTAgagattaataataaaagtgGAATGATAAAGCCTGTAGAGTGGAAGTTCCAAGGGAAAGCTACTAAATGGCATCAACTAGAGTCTGTTATaaattttgataatttatttcaCATTCCTGCAGATAAAGATCCTGAAACTCTTAAAAAACAACTACAA gACATTTTGGAAAGTATGTCAGACATCGTCGAGTCGTCCCTGATTGCTATTGAAGGAGAAGTAAAGTCTCCGGATGACATGTTGGAAAtaattactaaaaataaaaacgaagaaaagggatgtaaaaataatgaaaagactACTAATGACAAACCAATTCAAATTAGCTTGTACATTACATGT CAAGTGAACAATACAAGTTCCAATGTGAAAGTAACTCCTTGCAATGCATCGATACGTCTGGTTGGACAATTAGTGAGTAGAACTTTTGTACACCAAAAAGCAAATGTTGAAGAAGCTAATATAGCAGTGAAAGAAGACATAATAAGATCTCTGGCGAGTAGACTAGAAATGCACTGGGACAGTTTAATTGATGAAGAAAATGGTTTCCCGGAAG AAAACGTAACATTACATGAACCACCAAGAAGGGTGTTAATAGCGTTACCAGAAAGTAAGGTAACATTATCGGACTATCTCTTTCCTGGTGAAGGTCCACAAGAAGCACTTTCATCGCTACAAGAACTTCTAGATTTGGAAGTTCATGAAAGTTATGTTCTGAAGGATATAGAGCTCCAAGCTG ATCCCATGGAGTTCTACAGTCAAAGTGATGTGAACATAAAAGCAGATTTTGGCAAAGACTCGTGTGATAGCCAGCAAAGTAGAATATACATTGCAGGCATTAGTATTGCTGTTATAATCCTGATCATCGCTGTCTTAATACAAAAAttctattaa
- the App gene encoding palmitoyltransferase app isoform X3 has protein sequence MPHVTRKWELFPGRNRFCCDGRVMMAPQTGVFYVTVCLIAGTSGLFFVFDCPFLAVHITPAIPVVGGLLFIFVMSALLRTSFSDPGVIPRATTDEAAYIEKQIEVPNDGNSKIHRPPPRTKEVLVKGQPVKMKYCFTCKIFRPPRASHCSLCDNCVERFDHHCPWVGNCVGRRNYRYFYAFIVSLAFLCVFILACAITHLIMLTRDSKPFLEAVRISPGSVVVGVICFFSVWSILGLAGFHTHLTTSNQTTNEDIKGSFSIKVGEGSSNPYSQGNICGNCFYVLCGPAPPSLIDRRGIVTPEYRAEQEKVGDDSVITNSKTYGTVEVVQPQPNGTTVQTNPSTELTGSMNNLVTGQHSPQIESMNEHTVW, from the exons ATGCCACACGTTACTCGGAAGTGGGAACTTTTCCCAGGAAGAAACCGATTTTGTTGCGATGGCAGAGTGATGATGGCACCCCAAACTGGGGTCTTTTATGTGACTGTGTGCCTCATTGCCGGAACAAGTGGTTTATTCTTTGTATTCGA TTGTCCTTTCTTAGCAGTTCACATAACACCTGCTATACCGGTTGTTGGtggtttattatttatttttgtaatgTCTGCTTTATTAAGAACAAGTTTTAGCGATCCTGGAGTTATTCCAAGAGCAACAACCGATGAAGCTGCctatattgaaaaacaaattg AGGTACCAAATGATGGGAACTCTAAAATACACAGACCTCCACCTAGAACAAAAGAGGTGCTGGTCAAAGGGCAGCCagttaaaatgaaatattgcTTCACGTGCAAAATATTCAGACCACCAAGAGCATCGCATTGTAGTTTATGTGATAATTGTGTAG AGAGATTTGATCACCATTGTCCATGGGTTGGTAACTGTGTGGGCAGAAGAAATTATAGATACTTCTATGCTTTTATCGTCTCCCTGGCATTTCTTTGTGTTTTTATACTTGCTTGTGCTATTACACATTTAATAATGC TAACAAGAGATAGTAAGCCATTTTTAGAGGCTGTAAGAATATCCCCTGGGAGTGTTGTTGTGGGAGTTATTTGCTTCTTCTCTGTTTGGAGTATTCTCGGCCTTGCTGGTTTTCATACGCATTTAACTACCAGTAATCAAACAACAAACGAAGAT ATTAAAGGATCTTTTTCCATTAAAGTAGGAGAAGGAAGTTCCAATCCTTATAGTCAAGGAAATATTTGTGGAAACTGTTTCTATGTGTTGTGTGGACCTGCACCACCTAGCCTAATAG ATCGAAGAGGTATTGTAACACCTGAGTATCGGGCAGAGCAAGAAAAGGTCGGGGACGATAGTGTTATTACTAACAGCAAGACATATGGTACTGTGGAAGTTGTGCAACCTCAG CCTAATGGTACAACTGTCCAAACGAATCCGAGTACTGAACTGACAGGTTCGATGAACAACCTTGTCACTGGTCAACATTCACCACAAATCGAATCAATGAACG AGCATACTGTTTG gtAG